A part of Acidimicrobiales bacterium genomic DNA contains:
- a CDS encoding ABC transporter ATP-binding protein: MVKRYGERLAVDRVGFEIAAGETYGLLGPNGAGKTTTISMVCGILARDAGEVVVAGEPMHPGAARAKAAIGLVPQDIALFPDLSAAENLRFFGRLQGLAGKHLEARVATVLDVVGLADRARERVDAYSGGMRRRANIGVGLLHEPRLLVLDEPTVGVDPQSRNAILESIEALGREGLAVLYTTHYMEEAERLCDRVGIIDEGCIVAEGTRRELVAQIGEHDRVQVAGVGDLAAFAQRAREVDGVVAATVADGRVDVLARSAEAALAPLVAGAAAAGVVIAGIEVTEPDLEAVFLHLTGKALRD; the protein is encoded by the coding sequence CTGGTGAAGCGCTACGGCGAGCGGCTGGCGGTCGACAGGGTCGGCTTCGAGATCGCGGCCGGCGAGACGTACGGCCTGCTCGGACCCAACGGCGCGGGCAAGACCACCACCATCTCCATGGTCTGCGGCATCCTCGCCCGCGACGCCGGCGAGGTGGTGGTGGCAGGCGAGCCCATGCACCCGGGTGCGGCGCGGGCCAAGGCCGCCATCGGCCTGGTGCCCCAGGACATCGCCCTGTTCCCCGACCTCAGCGCGGCCGAGAACCTGCGCTTCTTCGGCCGCCTCCAGGGCCTCGCGGGGAAGCACCTCGAGGCGCGGGTGGCGACCGTGCTCGACGTGGTGGGCCTGGCCGACCGGGCAAGGGAGCGGGTGGACGCCTACTCGGGCGGGATGAGGCGGCGCGCCAACATCGGCGTCGGGCTGCTGCACGAGCCCCGGCTGCTGGTGCTCGACGAGCCCACCGTGGGCGTCGACCCCCAGAGCCGCAACGCCATCCTGGAGAGCATCGAGGCCCTCGGCCGCGAGGGGCTGGCGGTGCTCTACACCACCCACTACATGGAAGAGGCCGAGCGCCTCTGCGACCGGGTGGGGATCATCGACGAGGGCTGCATCGTGGCCGAGGGCACCCGCCGCGAGCTGGTCGCCCAGATCGGCGAGCACGACCGGGTTCAGGTCGCAGGGGTCGGTGACCTGGCCGCCTTCGCCCAGCGGGCCCGCGAGGTGGACGGCGTCGTGGCCGCCACTGTGGCCGACGGTCGGGTCGACGTGCTCGCCCGCTCGGCCGAGGCCGCGCTGGCCCCGCTGGTGGCCGGGGCCGCGGCGGCGGGCGTGGTGATCGCCGGCATCGAGGTGACCGAGCCCGACCTCGAGGCGGTCTTCCTGCACCTCACCGGCAAGGCGCTCCGGGACTGA
- a CDS encoding ABC transporter permease: MRPEVVIAQNDLRRGLRNRSAVITAFVGPLVLATIISFAFGANAEGFRATIGVVDADASELGSSIARGLTGADGPGGESPVTFTVIGSESAARTRVDDGDIAAAIVIPAGFGASITGGRPLDLTVLTRPDEQVSAEVARAVAGDIANRLQATRLAVATAAASTGASPTAAQLEAWAAAAQDQAAAITVVDVSPGRGEVSFTAYFGASMAIVFLFLAVGAGARSLIVERRDGTLARELAAPITPRTVLAGKTLAVFVLGLLAMVTMWLVTTVVFGARWGDPVAVVVVAAATVFAIAGVSTLVTALARTEAQADALAAAVTFTLALLGGNFVQPGALPDVLRRLSLATPNGWALRAFTDLSADEAGLVEVLPAIGVLAAIGAVTLTLGLSRLGRLVATG, from the coding sequence ATGCGGCCCGAGGTGGTGATCGCCCAGAACGACCTCCGCCGTGGCCTGCGCAACCGCTCGGCGGTGATCACGGCCTTCGTGGGACCGCTGGTGCTCGCCACGATCATCTCGTTCGCCTTCGGCGCGAACGCCGAGGGCTTCCGGGCCACGATCGGCGTGGTCGACGCCGACGCCAGCGAGCTCGGCTCGTCCATCGCCAGGGGCCTGACGGGCGCCGACGGGCCGGGCGGGGAGTCGCCGGTGACGTTCACCGTCATCGGCTCGGAGTCCGCAGCCCGGACCCGGGTCGACGACGGCGACATCGCCGCGGCCATCGTGATCCCCGCCGGCTTCGGGGCGTCGATCACCGGCGGCCGGCCCCTCGACCTCACCGTGCTGACCAGACCGGACGAGCAGGTGAGCGCCGAGGTGGCGCGGGCCGTGGCCGGCGACATCGCCAACCGGCTGCAGGCGACCCGCCTGGCCGTGGCCACCGCCGCCGCCAGCACCGGGGCGAGCCCCACCGCCGCGCAGCTCGAGGCCTGGGCCGCGGCCGCCCAGGACCAGGCGGCGGCGATCACCGTCGTGGACGTGTCACCCGGCCGGGGCGAGGTCTCGTTCACGGCCTACTTCGGGGCGTCGATGGCGATCGTGTTCCTGTTCCTGGCGGTGGGGGCCGGCGCCCGGTCGCTGATCGTGGAGCGGCGCGACGGCACCCTCGCCCGCGAGCTGGCCGCGCCGATCACGCCCCGCACCGTCCTGGCCGGGAAGACCCTGGCGGTGTTCGTGCTGGGTCTGCTCGCCATGGTCACGATGTGGCTCGTGACCACCGTGGTGTTCGGTGCCCGCTGGGGTGACCCGGTGGCCGTGGTGGTCGTGGCCGCGGCCACGGTGTTCGCCATCGCGGGGGTGAGCACGCTCGTCACCGCCCTGGCCCGCACCGAGGCGCAGGCCGACGCCCTGGCCGCGGCCGTCACCTTCACCCTCGCCCTCCTCGGCGGCAACTTCGTCCAGCCCGGTGCCCTCCCCGACGTGCTGCGCCGGCTTTCCCTCGCCACCCCCAACGGCTGGGCCCTGCGGGCCTTCACCGACCTGTCGGCCGACGAAGCCGGCCTGGTCGAGGTGCTGCCCGCCATCGGGGTGCTGGCGGCGATCGGTGCGGTCACCCTCACGCTGGGGCTCAGCCGCCTCGGCCGGCTGGTGGCGACCGGGTGA
- a CDS encoding ABC transporter permease, with protein MSTTEVGAPSDRRPALRRTPPARAVAAVAGVDFRRLTRDRTALFFVVVLPVVVIIIIGVTFGANAEVTIGVVDQDGSELSAALVADLDASDALAVQWFDSLDALNAEVRRSGVVAGVVIPPGYGRALRSASPAELRFVEGLAGGDSFAARTPVLAAASAQGATVQAARFAAAQTGEAYERALDTAEQLARSGPAVGVAVEPVGRAVEDVSRFSYTAPTNLVLFVFLNSLTAATAFAEMRRLGMTRRMLAAPLAGGDVVAGITLNRFAFALLQSLLIVAVGAFLFGVRWGDPLAAGALVVVFALVSTGAGMLLGTFVRSPDQAGALGPPIGIALGMLGGCMWTLEIVSPTMRAIGHLTPHAWAVDAWLELVFYGGHLADIVRELAVLGGFAVALLGLAVVRVGRQLA; from the coding sequence GTGAGCACCACCGAGGTCGGGGCACCGAGCGACCGGCGACCCGCCCTGCGGCGCACTCCACCGGCCCGGGCCGTCGCGGCCGTCGCCGGCGTCGACTTCCGCCGCCTGACGCGCGACCGCACCGCGCTGTTCTTCGTCGTCGTGCTGCCGGTCGTCGTCATCATCATCATCGGCGTCACGTTCGGCGCCAACGCCGAGGTGACGATCGGCGTGGTGGACCAGGACGGGAGCGAGCTGTCGGCGGCCCTGGTCGCCGACCTCGACGCCAGCGACGCCCTGGCGGTGCAGTGGTTCGACTCGCTCGACGCCCTCAACGCCGAGGTCCGCCGGTCGGGCGTGGTCGCAGGGGTGGTGATCCCGCCCGGCTACGGCCGAGCGCTCCGGAGCGCCAGCCCGGCCGAGCTGCGGTTCGTCGAGGGGCTGGCCGGGGGCGACAGCTTCGCGGCCCGCACCCCGGTGCTGGCCGCGGCGTCGGCCCAGGGGGCCACCGTGCAGGCCGCCCGCTTCGCCGCGGCCCAGACCGGCGAAGCCTACGAGCGCGCCCTCGACACGGCCGAGCAGCTGGCCCGGTCGGGCCCGGCGGTCGGCGTCGCCGTGGAGCCCGTGGGCCGAGCGGTGGAGGACGTCAGCAGGTTCTCCTACACCGCACCGACGAACCTGGTCCTCTTCGTGTTCCTGAACTCCCTCACCGCCGCCACCGCCTTCGCCGAGATGCGACGCCTGGGCATGACCCGACGCATGCTCGCGGCCCCGCTCGCGGGCGGCGACGTGGTCGCGGGCATCACCCTCAACCGCTTCGCCTTCGCGCTGCTCCAGAGCCTGCTCATCGTCGCGGTCGGCGCGTTCCTCTTCGGCGTGCGCTGGGGAGACCCGCTCGCCGCCGGCGCGCTGGTGGTGGTGTTCGCCCTGGTGAGCACCGGAGCCGGCATGCTGCTCGGCACCTTCGTGCGGTCGCCCGACCAGGCCGGGGCCCTCGGGCCGCCCATCGGGATCGCGCTCGGGATGCTGGGCGGCTGCATGTGGACCCTCGAGATCGTGTCGCCCACCATGCGGGCCATCGGCCACCTCACCCCGCACGCCTGGGCGGTGGACGCGTGGCTGGAGCTCGTCTTCTACGGCGGCCACCTGGCCGACATCGTCCGCGAGCTGGCGGTGCTGGGGGGCTTCGCCGTGGCGTTGCTGGGCCTGGCCGTCGTGCGGGTGGGCCGCCAGCTGGCCTAG
- a CDS encoding DUF2516 family protein, producing the protein MAVFAAPMDGLWRLVVTVVSIAVFAVPLALSVWALLDAANRPEWAFALAGRRRVVWIAAPAIGVLFLLPGLVIALWYLLTVRPHVAAAERGDVR; encoded by the coding sequence ATGGCCGTGTTCGCGGCGCCGATGGACGGCCTGTGGCGGCTCGTCGTCACCGTCGTCTCCATCGCCGTGTTCGCGGTGCCCCTCGCCCTGTCGGTGTGGGCCCTGCTCGACGCCGCCAACCGGCCGGAGTGGGCGTTCGCGCTGGCCGGGCGACGCCGCGTGGTGTGGATCGCCGCCCCCGCGATCGGGGTGCTGTTCCTGCTGCCGGGGCTCGTGATCGCGCTGTGGTACCTGCTGACCGTGCGCCCGCACGTGGCTGCGGCCGAGCGCGGCGACGTCCGCTGA
- a CDS encoding aminotransferase class III-fold pyridoxal phosphate-dependent enzyme produces MASHLSPVWFRVTDLEVVSGSGSVVTTVDGTEYLDFTSGIAVTSTGHCHPKVVAAIQEQATRFIHAQVNCYRHPLLEPLAARLSGLLHDGVDTFFFANSGAEATEAAVKLARQATGRPNIVVFQGSFHGRTAQTMAMTTSKTSYRAGYQPLPAGVFVAPFPAWFSTGETEDAATARCLRELELLLKAQTAPQETAAMIIEPVLGEGGYLPAPFEFLRGVERICRDHGILFVADEVQSGFARTGRMFAHEHAGVRPDVVVMAKGIASGFPFSAIGASAEIMSRWPTGAHGGTYGGNALGCAAALATIDVLTEPGFVEHVQARGGQLIGGLRELQRHDPGLGDVRGLGLMVASELVDPATGQPDAARVAAVQHHCVDEGRLLLMNAGTHGNVIRWMPPLVVTEAQIDQALAAFGAALKATAAAG; encoded by the coding sequence ATGGCGTCGCATCTGTCCCCCGTCTGGTTCCGGGTCACCGACCTCGAGGTGGTCTCGGGCTCCGGTTCGGTCGTCACCACGGTCGACGGCACGGAGTACCTCGACTTCACCAGCGGCATCGCCGTCACCAGCACGGGCCACTGCCACCCCAAGGTGGTGGCGGCCATCCAGGAGCAGGCGACCCGGTTCATCCACGCCCAGGTCAACTGCTACCGCCACCCCCTGCTCGAGCCCCTGGCCGCCCGGCTGTCGGGCCTCCTGCACGACGGTGTCGACACCTTCTTCTTCGCCAACTCGGGGGCGGAGGCCACCGAGGCGGCGGTGAAGCTGGCCCGGCAGGCCACCGGCCGACCCAACATCGTCGTGTTCCAGGGCAGCTTCCACGGCCGCACCGCCCAGACGATGGCCATGACCACGTCGAAGACCAGCTACCGCGCCGGCTACCAGCCGCTGCCGGCCGGGGTGTTCGTGGCGCCCTTTCCCGCCTGGTTCTCCACCGGCGAGACCGAGGACGCCGCGACGGCCCGGTGCCTGCGGGAGCTGGAGCTGCTGCTCAAGGCCCAGACGGCCCCGCAGGAGACCGCGGCCATGATCATCGAGCCGGTGCTCGGCGAGGGCGGCTACCTGCCGGCGCCGTTCGAATTCCTGCGGGGCGTCGAGCGGATCTGTCGCGACCACGGGATCCTCTTCGTGGCCGACGAGGTCCAGAGCGGCTTCGCCCGCACCGGCCGCATGTTCGCCCACGAGCACGCCGGGGTGCGGCCCGACGTGGTGGTGATGGCCAAGGGGATCGCCTCCGGCTTCCCGTTCTCGGCGATCGGCGCCTCGGCCGAGATCATGAGCCGCTGGCCGACGGGTGCGCACGGCGGCACCTACGGCGGCAACGCGCTCGGGTGCGCGGCGGCGCTGGCCACCATCGACGTGCTCACCGAGCCCGGCTTCGTCGAGCACGTCCAGGCCCGCGGCGGGCAGCTCATCGGCGGCCTGCGAGAGCTGCAGCGCCACGACCCCGGTCTCGGCGACGTGCGCGGCCTCGGGCTCATGGTGGCGTCGGAGCTGGTCGACCCCGCGACCGGCCAGCCTGACGCGGCGCGGGTGGCGGCCGTGCAGCACCACTGCGTCGACGAGGGCCGGTTGCTGCTCATGAACGCCGGCACGCACGGCAACGTGATCCGGTGGATGCCGCCGCTGGTCGTCACCGAGGCCCAGATCGACCAGGCCCTGGCCGCCTTCGGCGCCGCCCTCAAGGCCACCGCTGCCGCGGGGTGA
- a CDS encoding FixH family protein, which translates to MGRALRSLFAVMVVTGVVLVSAGPSLAHGGNAVIEVLAAQPDGVASVLVQVRVTYEVDGHEAEGARVEVTVVDPASSPVSTTALASAGEPGVYAGSVPVPGAGSWQLEITSAFPPGTTALTVDVPAPPTTAPPTVSSTTAVPPTTGPAISTIGTDQALDPEAGDGGDSGFPWAVVVAVVALGGAGLVGVRIWGQRRRSSPPEA; encoded by the coding sequence ATGGGCCGCGCCCTCCGATCCCTGTTCGCCGTGATGGTCGTCACCGGGGTGGTCCTGGTGTCGGCCGGTCCCTCCCTCGCCCATGGCGGCAACGCCGTGATCGAGGTGCTGGCCGCGCAGCCCGACGGGGTCGCCAGCGTGCTCGTGCAGGTCCGGGTCACCTATGAGGTCGACGGGCACGAGGCCGAGGGGGCCCGGGTCGAGGTCACGGTGGTCGACCCGGCCAGCAGCCCGGTGAGCACCACGGCCCTGGCATCCGCCGGTGAGCCCGGCGTCTACGCGGGCAGCGTGCCCGTGCCCGGAGCGGGGAGCTGGCAGCTGGAGATCACGTCGGCGTTCCCGCCGGGCACCACGGCGCTGACGGTGGACGTGCCCGCGCCGCCGACGACCGCGCCGCCGACGGTCTCGTCGACGACGGCCGTGCCGCCCACGACCGGCCCGGCGATCTCCACCATCGGCACCGATCAGGCCCTCGATCCCGAGGCCGGCGACGGCGGCGACAGCGGGTTCCCGTGGGCCGTCGTCGTCGCCGTGGTCGCCCTCGGCGGGGCCGGCCTCGTGGGCGTGCGGATCTGGGGCCAGCGCCGCCGTTCCTCACCTCCCGAGGCCTGA
- a CDS encoding RtcB family protein, which translates to MRVPGIVFASEALLPDLLADRSLDQVVNVATLPGIVQASYAMPDVHWGYGFPIGGVAATDVADGGVVSPGGVGFDISCGVRLLVAPMVAGELRPHLPALLDALGRAVPRGLGAGGLWSLDRDELDDVLERGAVAAVERGRGTPHDLERCEDGGLLAGADPSSVSRRAVERGLLQVGSLGSGNHFLEVQVVEQVVDAATASAWGISLGQVCVMIHSGSRGLGHQVCSDHVRVMLDAMPRYGITVPDQQLACVPVDSPEGRAYLGAMAASANYGRANRQLLAEAARDAFAAVTGRRDLVLLYDVSHNLAKLERHPVGGRHLDLCVHRKGATRALPPGHPDLPADLRATGQPVLVPGSMGTASYLLAGSPTGEAFHSTCHGAGRTMSRHEATRRVSGRQLLAQLEAAGIGVRPGSLKGLAEEAPFAYKDVDEVVRTVEQAGLGRPVARLRPLGVVKG; encoded by the coding sequence ATGAGGGTCCCCGGCATCGTGTTCGCGTCCGAGGCCCTGCTGCCCGACCTGCTGGCCGACCGGTCGCTCGATCAGGTGGTGAACGTGGCGACGCTGCCGGGCATCGTGCAGGCGTCGTACGCCATGCCCGACGTGCACTGGGGCTACGGCTTCCCCATCGGGGGCGTCGCCGCCACGGACGTGGCCGACGGCGGCGTGGTGTCCCCCGGCGGCGTGGGGTTCGACATCTCCTGCGGGGTGCGCCTCCTGGTGGCCCCGATGGTCGCCGGCGAGCTGCGGCCGCACCTCCCCGCGCTGCTGGACGCGCTCGGCCGCGCCGTCCCGCGGGGCCTCGGCGCCGGCGGCCTCTGGTCCCTCGACCGCGACGAGCTCGACGACGTGCTGGAGCGGGGCGCGGTGGCGGCGGTGGAGCGGGGGCGGGGCACGCCCCACGACCTCGAGCGGTGCGAGGACGGCGGCCTGCTCGCCGGGGCCGATCCCTCGTCGGTGAGCCGGCGCGCCGTCGAGCGCGGCCTGCTCCAGGTGGGCAGCCTGGGGAGCGGCAACCACTTCCTCGAGGTGCAGGTCGTCGAGCAGGTCGTCGACGCGGCCACCGCATCGGCCTGGGGCATCTCGCTGGGCCAGGTGTGCGTGATGATCCACAGCGGCTCGCGCGGCCTGGGCCACCAGGTCTGCTCGGACCACGTCCGGGTGATGCTCGACGCCATGCCCCGCTACGGCATCACCGTGCCCGACCAGCAGCTGGCGTGCGTGCCGGTCGACTCGCCCGAGGGCCGGGCGTACCTGGGCGCCATGGCCGCCTCCGCCAACTACGGCCGGGCGAACCGCCAGCTGTTGGCCGAAGCGGCCCGCGACGCCTTCGCCGCGGTGACCGGCCGGCGCGACCTGGTGCTGCTGTACGACGTCTCGCACAACCTGGCCAAGCTGGAGCGCCACCCGGTCGGCGGTCGGCACCTCGACCTGTGCGTGCACCGCAAGGGGGCGACCCGCGCCCTGCCCCCCGGCCACCCCGACCTGCCGGCCGACCTCCGGGCCACCGGGCAGCCCGTGCTGGTGCCGGGCTCGATGGGGACGGCCTCGTACCTGCTGGCCGGCTCGCCCACGGGTGAGGCCTTCCACTCCACGTGCCACGGGGCGGGCCGCACGATGAGCCGCCACGAGGCGACCCGTCGGGTGAGCGGCCGTCAGCTCCTCGCCCAGCTGGAGGCGGCCGGCATCGGGGTTCGCCCCGGCTCGCTGAAGGGTCTGGCCGAGGAGGCACCGTTCGCGTACAAGGACGTCGACGAGGTCGTCCGCACGGTGGAGCAGGCCGGCCTCGGCCGCCCCGTCGCCCGCCTCCGCCCGCTCGGCGTGGTCAAGGGGTGA
- a CDS encoding archease — protein sequence MTAPAAGHRVAPHTADAIVEAWGPTRVLCLEQAVAGLVELFAALPDAVVTEPVPLTVEADRDEELLVLLLEEVLYQLEVLGVVPVHVALEETERGGVAGYAQVVPVGRVEEVGAVPKAISRHQLTFAPDAAGVWRACVTVDV from the coding sequence GTGACCGCCCCGGCCGCCGGCCACCGGGTCGCCCCCCATACCGCCGACGCGATCGTCGAGGCGTGGGGCCCCACCCGCGTGCTGTGCCTCGAGCAGGCCGTGGCCGGCCTGGTGGAGCTGTTCGCCGCCCTGCCCGACGCGGTGGTGACCGAGCCCGTCCCGCTGACGGTCGAGGCCGACCGCGACGAGGAGCTGCTGGTGCTGCTGCTCGAGGAGGTCCTCTACCAGCTCGAGGTGCTGGGCGTGGTGCCGGTGCACGTGGCCCTGGAGGAGACCGAGCGGGGTGGGGTGGCCGGCTACGCCCAGGTCGTGCCCGTCGGCCGGGTGGAGGAGGTGGGGGCCGTCCCCAAGGCGATCTCCCGCCACCAGCTGACCTTCGCCCCGGACGCCGCCGGGGTGTGGCGCGCCTGCGTCACCGTGGACGTGTAG
- a CDS encoding acyl carrier protein — MTDQELRDVVLAALGRIAPEADLGSLDPDVDLADQLDLDSMDTLNLVIGIHEATGIEIPERDYPKLASIDAAVAYLAARPRSAP, encoded by the coding sequence ATGACCGACCAAGAGCTGCGCGACGTGGTCCTCGCCGCGCTGGGCCGCATCGCTCCCGAGGCAGACCTGGGTTCGCTGGATCCCGACGTCGACCTGGCCGATCAACTCGATCTCGACTCGATGGACACGCTGAACCTGGTGATCGGCATCCACGAGGCGACGGGGATCGAGATCCCCGAGCGCGACTACCCGAAGCTGGCCAGCATCGACGCCGCGGTGGCCTACCTGGCCGCCCGGCCGAGGAGCGCACCATGA
- a CDS encoding 2-oxo acid dehydrogenase subunit E2 — MGEFRMPSLGADMESGTLLEWRVQPGDAVHKGDIVAVVDTDKSAIEVEIFESGVIGELLVPVGDKVPVGTLLATVLPPGATLATPPAAPPAAPAPAEVPAPRAAPAEVPAPPAAAVARAAAPHASHLVSPVVRHLAERLGVDLDSVAPTGAGGRITRADVERAAPEVAAPPPAPAPAPAPAPEPSPAVAAAPAPGRPRSSPYARRLAAERGVDLADVAGSGPDGAVVAGDVTAAPSAAAPAPAPAAPAPAAPAARTGADRQASMRRAIAASMERSKREIPHYYVGLDIELGAATAWLDAANAERPVAERLLPAVLLLKAAALAARALPELNGFWVDGGFRPADHVHLGVAVSLRGGGLVAPAIHDADTLGLDELMAALRDLVGRARAGRLRSSEMADPTITVTNLGDQGVTTVYAVITPPQVAMVGFGRVAERPWAEGGMVGPRPVVTATLAADHRVTDGLRGARFLTTIDKLLHAPEDL; from the coding sequence ATGGGTGAGTTCCGGATGCCGTCCCTGGGTGCCGACATGGAGAGCGGCACGCTGCTCGAGTGGCGGGTGCAGCCGGGCGACGCCGTGCACAAGGGCGACATCGTCGCCGTGGTCGACACCGACAAGTCGGCGATCGAGGTGGAGATCTTCGAGAGCGGCGTGATCGGCGAGCTGCTCGTGCCCGTGGGCGACAAGGTGCCGGTCGGCACCCTGCTGGCCACCGTGCTGCCGCCGGGCGCGACGCTCGCCACGCCGCCAGCGGCCCCGCCAGCGGCCCCGGCCCCGGCCGAGGTTCCGGCCCCGCGAGCGGCGCCGGCCGAGGTTCCGGCCCCGCCGGCCGCAGCGGTCGCCCGGGCCGCCGCACCGCACGCCAGCCACCTGGTGTCGCCGGTGGTGCGCCACCTGGCCGAGCGCCTCGGCGTGGATCTGGACTCGGTGGCCCCCACCGGTGCCGGCGGCCGCATCACCCGTGCCGACGTGGAGCGGGCCGCCCCCGAGGTCGCGGCCCCACCCCCGGCGCCGGCCCCGGCCCCGGCCCCGGCCCCGGAGCCGTCGCCCGCGGTGGCCGCGGCGCCGGCCCCGGGCCGCCCCCGGAGCTCGCCCTACGCCCGCCGGCTGGCGGCCGAGCGGGGCGTCGACCTGGCCGACGTCGCCGGCTCGGGCCCCGATGGTGCGGTGGTGGCCGGCGACGTCACCGCCGCCCCGTCGGCCGCCGCCCCCGCCCCCGCCCCCGCGGCCCCCGCCCCGGCGGCGCCGGCGGCCAGGACGGGGGCCGATCGGCAGGCCTCCATGCGCAGGGCCATCGCCGCCTCCATGGAGCGGTCCAAGCGTGAGATCCCCCACTACTACGTGGGCCTCGACATCGAGCTGGGTGCCGCCACCGCCTGGCTCGATGCCGCGAACGCCGAGCGGCCGGTGGCCGAGCGGCTCCTGCCGGCCGTGCTGCTGCTCAAGGCGGCCGCCCTGGCGGCTCGGGCCCTGCCCGAGCTGAACGGCTTCTGGGTCGATGGTGGCTTCCGGCCGGCCGACCACGTCCACCTCGGCGTCGCGGTGTCGCTCCGCGGCGGCGGGCTGGTGGCCCCGGCGATCCACGATGCCGACACCCTGGGCCTCGACGAGCTGATGGCCGCGCTGCGGGACCTGGTCGGCCGGGCCCGGGCGGGACGCCTGCGGAGCTCGGAGATGGCCGACCCCACGATCACCGTGACGAACCTGGGCGACCAGGGCGTCACGACCGTGTACGCGGTGATCACCCCGCCCCAGGTCGCCATGGTGGGCTTCGGCCGGGTCGCGGAGCGGCCCTGGGCCGAGGGTGGCATGGTGGGGCCGAGGCCGGTCGTGACGGCCACGCTGGCCGCGGACCACCGGGTGACCGACGGCCTGCGGGGCGCCCGGTTCCTGACCACCATCGACAAGTTGCTGCACGCCCCCGAGGACCTGTGA